The Caulobacter sp. FWC26 genome window below encodes:
- a CDS encoding short-chain fatty acyl-CoA regulator family protein: protein MRDKLFIGPKLRLLRQAKGWNLEACATRLGLSASYLSQIEANQRPVTARVVIDVMRVFEVEAATLDVADDQRMVADLREATADTIPGGEPPGLQELKSAVANTPNLARAFLALHHAYRRLDERLKTTEEAVSLDERGAASALLPYEEVRDFFHYKNNYVHSLDVAAEALSAELGLDGPEPVETVLERWLREKQGIGVTRSAEPDLLRRFDPAAGLLTLGAPQGPATRSFQMAYQIVAASLSDTVEMELGAAGFRSEGAAKVCRTALLNYAAGAMLLPYERFREAALATRHDTERLSLMFQTSLEQVFHRLSTLQRPGARGVPFYFVRVDQAGNITKRHSATRLQFARFGGTCPLWNVHDAFATPDKWLVQLAEMPDGVGYVSIAKGVVKPSGAYLQPDRRYALGLGCEVQYADSLVYAQGLDLKGPPARIGVSCRICERNDCSQRAFPPVDRAFEVLEHERRSVPFSLET from the coding sequence ATGCGAGATAAACTGTTCATCGGCCCCAAGCTCCGCCTGCTGCGCCAAGCGAAAGGCTGGAATTTGGAGGCCTGCGCCACACGGCTTGGCTTGTCGGCAAGCTATCTCTCGCAAATCGAAGCCAATCAGCGGCCGGTGACCGCGCGGGTTGTGATCGATGTGATGCGGGTCTTCGAGGTCGAGGCCGCGACCCTCGATGTCGCCGACGACCAACGGATGGTCGCGGATCTACGCGAGGCTACGGCCGACACGATCCCCGGCGGCGAGCCTCCGGGGCTGCAGGAACTGAAGTCGGCAGTCGCCAACACGCCGAACCTGGCCCGGGCCTTCCTGGCGCTACATCACGCCTATCGTCGACTTGATGAGCGCCTCAAGACGACCGAGGAAGCGGTATCCCTGGACGAGCGGGGCGCGGCCAGCGCCCTCCTGCCCTATGAGGAAGTCCGCGACTTCTTCCACTACAAGAACAACTACGTTCATAGCCTGGACGTTGCCGCTGAAGCCCTCTCGGCCGAACTCGGCTTGGATGGCCCCGAGCCTGTCGAGACGGTGCTGGAGCGCTGGTTGAGGGAAAAACAGGGCATAGGCGTGACACGATCAGCCGAGCCGGATCTTCTACGCCGGTTCGATCCGGCAGCGGGCCTTTTGACCCTCGGCGCGCCCCAGGGCCCCGCCACGCGATCGTTCCAAATGGCCTATCAGATCGTCGCCGCATCGCTCTCTGATACGGTCGAAATGGAGTTGGGGGCGGCGGGCTTTCGTAGCGAGGGCGCGGCCAAGGTTTGCCGCACCGCGCTGTTGAACTATGCGGCGGGCGCGATGCTCTTGCCGTATGAGCGTTTCCGCGAAGCCGCACTCGCAACGCGACACGACACTGAGCGCCTGAGCCTCATGTTCCAGACGAGCTTGGAACAGGTTTTCCATCGGCTCTCGACGCTCCAGCGACCCGGCGCGCGGGGCGTGCCGTTCTATTTCGTGCGTGTCGATCAAGCCGGCAACATCACCAAGCGCCACAGCGCCACACGGCTTCAGTTCGCCCGCTTTGGCGGGACCTGCCCGCTGTGGAACGTGCACGACGCCTTCGCCACCCCCGACAAGTGGCTCGTACAACTGGCCGAAATGCCGGATGGCGTCGGCTATGTCAGCATCGCCAAGGGCGTCGTCAAACCCTCGGGCGCTTACCTACAGCCCGATCGGCGCTACGCGCTGGGTTTAGGTTGTGAAGTGCAGTACGCTGACAGTCTCGTCTATGCACAAGGCTTGGACCTGAAAGGTCCGCCGGCCCGGATTGGGGTTAGCTGTCGGATTTGCGAGCGTAACGACTGCTCGCAACGGGCTTTCCCGCCCGTGGATCGAGCCTTCGAGGTGCTCGAACATGAACGCCGCTCGGTGCCTTTCTCTCTTGAAACTTAG
- a CDS encoding acyl-CoA carboxylase subunit beta, translating into MQHILEELDRRREQAKAGGGAKRVEAQHAKGKLTARERIDLLLDEGSFEEFDMFVEHRSADFGMQDQKIPGDGVVTGWGTINGKVVYVFSKDFTVFGGSLSGAHAAKIVKVQRQAMKVGAPIIGLFDAGGARIQEGVDSLAGYADIFLENVMASGVVPQISVIMGPCAGGDVYSPAMTDFIFMVKDTSYMFVTGPDVVKTVTNEVVTAEELGGARVHAAKSGVAEGAFENDLEAMTQVRRLVDFLPSSNREAAPERQSFDEPLRDEPSLDTLIPADATKPYDMKELILKIVDEADFFEISSEWAKNIICGFARMDGESVGIVANQPQVLAGVLDIDSSRKAARFVRFCDAFNIPIITLVDVPGFMPGTKQEYGGLIKHGAKLLFAYAEATVPKITVITRKAYGGAYDVMSSKHLRGDLNYAWPTAEIAVMGAKGAVEIIFRQEAKDPEALAVREAEYKDRFANPFVAAQRGYVDDVIMPHGTRRRIVRGLWSLKGKELSNPWKKHDNIPL; encoded by the coding sequence TTGCAGCACATTCTCGAGGAACTCGACCGCCGTCGCGAGCAGGCCAAGGCCGGCGGCGGCGCAAAACGCGTCGAAGCCCAGCACGCCAAGGGCAAGCTGACCGCTCGCGAGCGCATCGATCTGTTGCTGGACGAGGGCTCGTTCGAAGAGTTCGACATGTTCGTCGAGCATCGCAGCGCCGACTTCGGCATGCAGGACCAGAAGATCCCCGGCGACGGCGTCGTCACCGGCTGGGGCACGATCAACGGCAAGGTCGTCTACGTCTTCTCCAAGGATTTCACCGTGTTCGGCGGGAGCCTGTCGGGCGCTCACGCGGCCAAGATCGTCAAGGTCCAGCGCCAGGCCATGAAGGTCGGCGCGCCGATCATCGGCCTGTTCGACGCCGGCGGGGCGCGCATCCAGGAGGGCGTCGACTCCCTCGCCGGCTACGCCGACATCTTTCTCGAGAACGTCATGGCCTCGGGCGTCGTCCCGCAGATCAGCGTGATCATGGGCCCCTGCGCCGGCGGCGATGTCTATTCACCGGCCATGACCGACTTCATCTTCATGGTGAAGGACACGAGCTACATGTTCGTGACGGGCCCCGACGTCGTGAAGACCGTCACCAACGAGGTCGTCACCGCCGAGGAACTTGGCGGCGCCCGGGTCCACGCGGCCAAGTCGGGCGTCGCGGAAGGCGCGTTCGAGAACGACCTGGAAGCCATGACCCAGGTCCGTCGCCTGGTCGATTTCCTGCCGTCCTCCAACCGCGAGGCCGCTCCTGAGCGCCAGAGCTTCGACGAACCTCTGCGCGACGAGCCCAGCCTGGACACCCTGATCCCGGCCGACGCGACCAAGCCCTACGACATGAAGGAACTGATCCTGAAGATCGTCGACGAGGCGGACTTCTTCGAGATCTCCAGCGAATGGGCCAAGAACATCATCTGCGGCTTTGCCCGCATGGACGGCGAGAGCGTCGGCATTGTCGCCAATCAGCCCCAGGTGCTGGCCGGGGTGCTGGACATCGACAGCTCGCGGAAGGCCGCGCGCTTCGTGCGCTTCTGCGACGCCTTCAACATCCCGATCATCACCCTCGTGGACGTTCCGGGGTTCATGCCGGGGACCAAGCAGGAGTATGGCGGCCTGATCAAGCACGGCGCCAAGCTCTTGTTCGCCTATGCCGAGGCCACTGTGCCGAAGATCACGGTCATCACCCGCAAGGCCTATGGCGGGGCCTATGACGTGATGAGCTCCAAGCACCTGCGCGGCGACCTCAACTACGCCTGGCCGACCGCCGAGATCGCGGTGATGGGCGCCAAGGGCGCGGTGGAGATCATCTTCCGCCAGGAGGCCAAGGATCCCGAGGCCCTGGCCGTCCGCGAGGCCGAGTACAAGGACCGCTTCGCCAACCCGTTCGTCGCCGCCCAGCGCGGCTATGTGGATGACGTGATCATGCCGCATGGCACGCGCCGCCGGATCGTGCGGGGGCTCTGGAGCCTGAAGGGGAAGGAACTGTCCAACCCCTGGAAGAAGCACGACAACATTCCGCTTTAG
- a CDS encoding SDR family NAD(P)-dependent oxidoreductase, with the protein MQLNSDIAAIVTGGASGLGEATARRLAAEGVKVAIFDMNLERAQMVAAECGGLACRVDVTSDADVIAGLAEARASHGQERILVNCAGIVIGAKTVSRRKSDGALTAASTDDFDRVLRVNLGGTFRCIALSTLGMVSLERLANGERGVVVSTASVASEDGQVGQAAYAASKAGVQGMALPIARDLASEGIRVNTILPGLFETPMMASLPPAVRESLATSVPFPARLGTGAEYASLVVEICSNAYLNAAAIRLDGAIRLAPR; encoded by the coding sequence ATGCAACTCAATTCCGACATCGCGGCCATTGTGACGGGGGGCGCTTCCGGCCTTGGCGAAGCCACGGCGCGACGCTTGGCGGCCGAAGGCGTGAAGGTGGCGATCTTCGACATGAATCTTGAGCGGGCTCAGATGGTCGCGGCCGAATGCGGCGGCCTCGCCTGTCGGGTTGACGTCACGAGCGATGCGGACGTGATCGCGGGCCTCGCGGAGGCTCGCGCAAGTCACGGTCAGGAGCGCATCCTCGTGAACTGCGCGGGCATCGTGATCGGCGCCAAGACCGTGTCCCGGCGAAAAAGCGATGGGGCGCTGACGGCCGCGTCGACGGATGATTTCGATCGTGTTCTTCGCGTCAATCTGGGCGGCACGTTTCGATGTATCGCACTGTCGACTTTGGGGATGGTCTCGCTTGAGCGCCTAGCAAATGGCGAGCGCGGAGTGGTCGTTTCGACGGCGTCCGTCGCATCCGAGGACGGGCAGGTCGGACAGGCCGCCTATGCGGCGTCGAAGGCGGGTGTTCAAGGGATGGCCCTTCCCATCGCCCGCGACTTGGCCAGTGAGGGCATACGAGTCAACACCATTCTCCCGGGACTTTTCGAAACGCCGATGATGGCGAGCTTGCCACCGGCCGTACGCGAAAGCCTTGCAACGAGCGTACCGTTCCCGGCGCGGCTGGGAACGGGCGCTGAATACGCCTCACTGGTCGTCGAAATCTGCAGCAACGCCTACTTGAACGCGGCGGCGATCCGGCTTGATGGCGCTATTCGGCTGGCGCCTCGATGA
- a CDS encoding acetyl/propionyl/methylcrotonyl-CoA carboxylase subunit alpha, with product MFEKLLIANRGEIAVRVIKTCRRLGIKTVVVYSDADAGSLAVEMADESVHIGASPANQSYLVADKIIAACKATGAEALHPGFGFLSENAGFAQRCADEGIVFIGPNPGAIQAMGDKIESKKFAQAAGVSCVPGHIGEIADTAEAVKISEEIGYPVMIKASAGGGGKGIRVAWNRKDVEEGFPAVRAEAKASFGDDRIFIEKFIESPRHIEIQVLGDKHGNVVHLFERECSIQRRNQKVIEEAPSPLLDEATRNAMGAQAVALAKAVNYDSAGTVEFVAGQDKSFYFLEMNTRLQVEHPVTELITGLDLVEQMIRSAYGEKMAFGQSDLKINGWAIESRIYAEDPYRKFLPSIGRLVRYDPPEEGEHGAYTIRNDAGVREGDEISMYYDPMISKLCSWAPTRIAAIDGMGRALEDFHIEGLGQNIPFLAAVMDQERFRSGKISTNYIKDEFADGFQGTEPTADQIDILTAVGAAMQRVYATRARSYASGLIGPARDEWVVAVGHAKRSVKVSGEADVIVALLDENRALTLTDIDWRPGKPVFRAALNGKAFTVQVAPAAEGFDIRHRATKARVLVLTPRSAELHNKLPEKQAADTSKLVLSPMPGLVVSMDVAAGQQVREGEVVCVLEAMKMQNIIRAERDGVVKAVNAKGGDPVAADEVLVEFS from the coding sequence ATGTTCGAAAAACTCCTGATCGCCAACCGTGGCGAAATCGCCGTCCGCGTGATCAAGACCTGCCGCCGCCTGGGCATCAAGACGGTGGTGGTCTATTCCGACGCCGACGCCGGCAGCCTGGCCGTCGAGATGGCCGACGAGAGCGTGCACATCGGGGCCTCGCCTGCCAATCAGAGCTATCTGGTGGCCGACAAGATCATCGCGGCGTGCAAGGCCACGGGCGCTGAGGCCCTGCATCCGGGCTTCGGCTTCCTGTCCGAGAACGCGGGCTTTGCCCAGCGCTGCGCCGACGAGGGGATCGTGTTCATCGGCCCCAATCCCGGCGCCATCCAGGCCATGGGCGACAAGATCGAGAGCAAGAAGTTCGCCCAGGCCGCCGGCGTCTCCTGCGTCCCTGGCCATATCGGCGAGATCGCCGACACCGCCGAGGCCGTGAAGATTTCGGAAGAGATCGGCTATCCGGTGATGATCAAGGCCTCGGCGGGCGGCGGCGGCAAGGGCATCCGCGTGGCCTGGAACCGCAAGGACGTCGAGGAAGGCTTCCCGGCCGTGCGCGCCGAGGCCAAGGCCAGCTTCGGCGACGACCGCATCTTCATCGAGAAATTCATCGAGAGCCCGCGCCACATCGAGATCCAGGTGCTGGGCGACAAGCACGGCAACGTCGTCCACCTGTTCGAGCGCGAATGCTCGATCCAGCGCCGCAACCAGAAGGTCATCGAGGAAGCGCCCAGCCCGCTGCTGGACGAGGCCACCCGCAACGCCATGGGCGCCCAGGCCGTCGCCCTGGCCAAGGCCGTGAACTACGACTCCGCCGGCACAGTCGAGTTCGTCGCCGGCCAGGACAAGAGCTTCTACTTCCTGGAGATGAACACCCGCCTGCAGGTCGAGCACCCGGTGACCGAGCTGATCACCGGCCTGGACCTGGTCGAGCAGATGATCCGCTCGGCCTACGGGGAGAAGATGGCCTTTGGCCAGTCGGACCTGAAGATCAATGGCTGGGCCATCGAGAGCCGCATCTACGCCGAGGATCCCTACCGCAAGTTCCTGCCGTCGATCGGCCGCCTAGTCCGCTACGACCCGCCGGAAGAGGGCGAGCACGGCGCCTACACGATCCGCAACGACGCCGGCGTCCGCGAGGGCGATGAGATCTCGATGTACTACGACCCGATGATCTCCAAGCTGTGCAGCTGGGCGCCGACCCGCATCGCGGCGATCGACGGCATGGGCCGGGCGCTGGAGGACTTCCACATCGAGGGCCTGGGCCAGAACATCCCGTTCCTGGCGGCGGTGATGGACCAGGAGCGCTTCCGCTCGGGCAAGATCTCGACCAACTACATCAAGGACGAGTTCGCGGACGGCTTCCAGGGCACGGAGCCGACGGCCGACCAGATCGACATCCTGACCGCCGTCGGCGCGGCGATGCAGCGGGTCTACGCCACGCGAGCCCGCTCCTACGCCTCGGGCCTGATCGGGCCGGCGCGTGACGAGTGGGTGGTCGCGGTTGGCCACGCCAAGCGTTCCGTGAAGGTCTCCGGCGAGGCCGACGTGATCGTCGCGCTTCTTGACGAGAACCGCGCCCTGACCCTGACCGACATCGACTGGCGTCCAGGCAAGCCGGTGTTCCGCGCCGCACTGAACGGCAAGGCCTTCACCGTCCAGGTCGCACCGGCCGCCGAGGGTTTCGACATCCGCCACCGCGCCACCAAGGCCCGGGTGCTGGTCCTGACGCCGCGCTCGGCCGAACTGCACAACAAGCTGCCCGAGAAGCAGGCCGCGGACACCTCCAAGCTGGTGCTCTCGCCGATGCCGGGCTTGGTGGTCTCGATGGACGTCGCCGCCGGCCAGCAGGTCCGCGAGGGTGAGGTCGTCTGCGTGCTCGAGGCCATGAAGATGCAGAACATCATCCGCGCCGAGCGCGATGGCGTCGTGAAGGCCGTCAACGCCAAGGGCGGCGATCCGGTCGCGGCCGACGAGGTGCTGGTGGAGTTCTCATGA
- a CDS encoding MerR family transcriptional regulator, translated as MTPDVSSTDMFLSISAMAARLGVSQRALRHYEAVGLIQSYRLYKSARSYDPETVDRLTVIALLRKADVPIATIRAIMSLRPDEAAYLRAVREALLSAQDQKTRELAMIRQLLGDLKTVFTASAQASRSPREVR; from the coding sequence ATGACGCCGGACGTCTCCTCCACCGACATGTTTCTGTCGATCAGCGCGATGGCCGCGCGACTGGGTGTGTCGCAACGCGCTCTGCGCCACTACGAGGCGGTCGGTCTTATCCAGTCGTACCGTCTCTACAAGAGCGCTCGTAGCTATGATCCTGAAACCGTCGATCGTCTAACCGTCATAGCGCTTCTGCGAAAGGCGGACGTCCCGATCGCCACCATCCGGGCGATCATGTCGCTTCGGCCTGACGAGGCCGCCTATCTGCGTGCGGTGCGTGAAGCGCTCTTGTCCGCCCAAGATCAGAAAACGCGTGAACTGGCGATGATTCGGCAGCTGCTCGGCGACTTGAAAACCGTCTTCACGGCCAGCGCCCAAGCCAGTCGCAGTCCTAGGGAAGTCCGATGA